Proteins from one Amycolatopsis benzoatilytica AK 16/65 genomic window:
- the lexA gene encoding transcriptional repressor LexA, which translates to MPEVYDVDETLTVRQQQVLDVIRTWVSRFGYPPSVREIGEAVGLTSTSSVSHQLRALQRKGYLRRDANRPRAVGVLAVTDDNPMGIDIDQQPSMPKAAYVPLVGRIAAGGPVLAEQSVEDVFPLPREIVGEGELFLLSVTGDSMVDAAITDGDWVVVRQQPAAENGDIVAAMIDGEATVKTFKRKDGHVWLMPHNEAYEPIPGDDASILGKVVAVLRRL; encoded by the coding sequence ATGCCCGAGGTGTACGACGTGGACGAGACGCTGACCGTCCGCCAGCAGCAGGTACTCGACGTCATCCGCACCTGGGTGAGCCGGTTCGGCTACCCGCCGAGTGTCCGCGAAATCGGCGAAGCGGTCGGGCTCACGTCCACGTCGTCGGTGTCGCACCAGCTGCGCGCCCTGCAGCGCAAGGGGTACTTACGACGGGACGCCAACCGCCCCCGCGCGGTCGGCGTGCTCGCGGTCACCGACGACAACCCGATGGGCATCGACATCGACCAGCAGCCGTCCATGCCGAAGGCGGCGTACGTGCCGCTGGTCGGCCGGATCGCGGCCGGCGGCCCGGTGCTGGCCGAGCAGTCCGTCGAAGACGTCTTTCCGCTGCCGCGCGAGATCGTCGGCGAGGGCGAACTGTTCCTGCTGAGCGTCACCGGCGACTCGATGGTCGACGCGGCCATCACCGACGGCGACTGGGTCGTCGTCCGTCAGCAGCCCGCCGCGGAGAACGGCGACATCGTGGCGGCGATGATCGACGGCGAGGCCACGGTGAAGACGTTCAAGCGCAAGGACGGCCACGTCTGGCTGATGCCGCACAACGAAGCCTACGAACCGATCCCCGGCGACGACGCGTCGATCCTCGGCAAGGTGGTGGCGGTCCTGCGGCGGCTGTGA
- a CDS encoding LysM peptidoglycan-binding domain-containing protein: MSVLADRGLVSPLRPVPAGRPEADGVAPGETIPVRGEPGSAGSNGGLARRRRPESSPGQSTRTDDLRDESGGEVVELRRRTGSRRAPTRLRDAWWLAAKPTDRQSALGSSGPKAAARPTDGTRSGAPASAGGGLEARHAGAFAEAAGSAVSEAGSVAVDDPILIKNGEWVSTGADADLGSLKITGDGARVGCPAPAGAGAPARESRPARQARGHTPVRHRPAAVPANPGRTAGDRRGESLRPPSRAQVAEARQGGTACRPEARPSVRWPWLFAIAFTACLFVTGLGVFGAGMSDGPVPSRTAAVSVQPGDSLSALAARFAPHADQGAVVERIKQLNGLDDTALQPGMPITVPVDWPDAGANGSAAGR, from the coding sequence ATGTCGGTCCTGGCAGACCGCGGGCTCGTCAGCCCGCTTCGGCCCGTCCCCGCCGGTCGCCCCGAGGCGGACGGTGTCGCTCCGGGCGAGACGATTCCGGTCCGCGGCGAACCCGGGTCGGCGGGTTCGAACGGAGGCCTGGCGCGCCGCCGCCGGCCGGAATCCAGCCCTGGCCAGTCCACCCGAACGGATGATCTTCGAGACGAATCCGGAGGCGAGGTCGTCGAACTGCGCCGCCGGACCGGTTCCCGCCGCGCGCCGACTCGGCTCCGCGACGCGTGGTGGCTGGCGGCGAAGCCGACGGATCGGCAGTCCGCCCTGGGCTCGAGCGGGCCGAAGGCCGCTGCGCGGCCGACGGACGGCACGCGGAGCGGTGCCCCGGCGAGCGCCGGCGGCGGGCTCGAAGCGCGGCACGCGGGGGCGTTCGCCGAGGCGGCCGGGTCCGCCGTGTCCGAGGCTGGTTCGGTGGCCGTGGACGACCCGATCCTGATCAAGAACGGCGAATGGGTGTCCACGGGCGCCGACGCCGACCTGGGCTCGCTCAAGATCACCGGCGACGGCGCGCGGGTCGGATGCCCGGCCCCCGCCGGAGCCGGCGCTCCCGCTCGCGAAAGCCGCCCGGCGCGGCAAGCGCGCGGTCACACCCCGGTCCGGCACCGGCCCGCCGCGGTCCCGGCCAACCCGGGTCGCACGGCCGGCGACCGGCGCGGCGAGTCGTTGCGGCCGCCGTCTCGCGCACAGGTCGCCGAGGCGCGCCAGGGCGGAACCGCTTGCCGGCCCGAGGCGCGCCCGTCGGTGCGGTGGCCGTGGCTTTTCGCGATCGCCTTCACCGCCTGCCTGTTCGTCACCGGCCTCGGCGTCTTCGGCGCCGGCATGTCCGACGGTCCGGTGCCGTCCCGCACGGCCGCGGTTTCCGTTCAGCCCGGCGACTCGTTGAGCGCGCTCGCCGCCCGGTTCGCCCCGCACGCCGACCAGGGCGCGGTCGTGGAGCGGATCAAGCAGCTCAACGGCCTGGACGACACCGCGTTGCAGCCCGGGATGCCGATCACCGTGCCGGTCGACTGGCCGGACGCCGGTGCGAACGGGAGCGCTGCGGGACGATGA
- the nrdR gene encoding transcriptional regulator NrdR: MRCPFCRHADSRVVDSREVDEGQAIRRRRSCAQCGRRFTTSETMVLAVVKRSGATEQFSRDKVVNGVRRACQGRPVDDDALQKLAQRVEESIRSAGLAEIPSHEVGLAILGPLRELDGVAYLRFASVYRSFSSVEDFEKEISDLRKAMAGTAEDQESERAGDD; encoded by the coding sequence ATGAGGTGCCCGTTCTGCCGGCATGCGGACTCTCGGGTCGTCGACTCCCGAGAGGTGGACGAAGGCCAGGCGATCCGGCGGCGGCGCTCGTGTGCGCAGTGCGGCCGGCGGTTCACGACGTCGGAGACGATGGTGCTCGCCGTCGTCAAGCGATCCGGCGCCACCGAGCAGTTCAGCCGGGACAAGGTGGTCAACGGCGTGCGGCGGGCCTGTCAGGGCCGGCCGGTCGACGACGACGCGCTGCAGAAGCTCGCACAGCGCGTGGAAGAGTCGATCCGTTCCGCCGGACTGGCGGAGATCCCCAGCCACGAGGTCGGCCTCGCCATCCTCGGCCCGCTGCGGGAGCTCGACGGCGTCGCGTACCTCCGGTTCGCGAGCGTCTACCGCTCCTTCTCCTCGGTCGAGGATTTCGAGAAGGAGATCTCCGACCTGCGGAAGGCCATGGCGGGAACTGCGGAGGACCAGGAAAGCGAGCGCGCCGGCGACGATTGA
- a CDS encoding vitamin B12-dependent ribonucleotide reductase: MTETVGAGAAAGQSKKPNKGLTVRRVFTTEGTHPYDEVAWEKRDVVMTNWRDGSVNFEQRGVEFPDFWSVNATNIVTSKYFRGAVGSPQRESSLKQLIDRVVRTYVKAAAEHDYFAGPADLEVFEHELTWMLLHQVFSFNSPVWFNVGTSSKQQVSACFILAVDDTMESILNWYREEGLIFKGGSGAGLNLSRIRSSKELLTSGGTASGPVSFMRGADASAGTIKSGGATRRAAKMVVLDVDHPDIEEFIQTKAREEEKIKVLRDAGFDMDLSGADISSVQYQNANNSVRVSDEFMQAVENGSDFGLRARLTGEVIDRTDAKKLFRSMAQAAWECADPGIQYDGTINDWHTCPESGRITASNPCSEYMHLDNSSCNLASLNLLKFVSEDGTFDAPLFAKAVEFVITAMDVSICFADFPTEPIADTTRKFRQLGIGYANLGALLMALGHAYDSEGGRALAAAITSLMSGVSYRRSAELAGVVGPYEGYARNAEAHQRVMRKHAAANELIRTYHGNDAAVRALASQEWRAGIEIGTRNGWRNAQASVLAPTGTIGFMMDCDTTGIEPDFSLVKFKKLVGGGSMQIVNQTVPRALRVLGYQAEQVEAIVEYVAQHGHVVDAPGLRPEHYEVFDCAVGDRSIAPMGHVRMMAAVQPFISGAISKTVNMPESATVEDVEEIYFQGWKLGLKALAIYRDNCKVGQPLSTAKKKEAEAEPAKVIEYRPVRRRLPKKRPSQTVSFTVGGAEGYLHAGSYPDDGLGEIFVKLGKQGSTLAGVMDAFSMSISVGLQHGIPLEFYVSKFSNLRFEPAGMTDDPDIRIATSVMDYLFRRLALDYLPYEKRAQLGIFTADERSAEVEASYGGQNLDLEALSSSVDASPARAEEKQAPAQDAHSTAELMELHLGKAADAPLCMTCGTKMRPAGSCYACEGCGATSGCS; the protein is encoded by the coding sequence ATGACCGAAACCGTGGGAGCCGGCGCGGCGGCCGGACAGAGCAAGAAGCCGAACAAGGGCCTCACCGTCCGGCGGGTCTTCACCACCGAGGGGACCCATCCGTACGACGAGGTCGCGTGGGAAAAGCGCGACGTCGTCATGACGAACTGGCGGGACGGCAGCGTCAACTTCGAGCAGCGCGGGGTCGAGTTCCCCGATTTCTGGTCGGTCAACGCCACCAACATCGTCACCAGCAAGTACTTCCGCGGCGCGGTCGGCAGCCCGCAGCGCGAGAGCAGCCTCAAGCAGCTCATCGACCGGGTGGTGCGCACCTATGTGAAGGCCGCCGCCGAGCACGACTACTTCGCCGGTCCGGCCGACCTCGAAGTCTTCGAGCACGAGCTCACCTGGATGCTGCTGCACCAGGTGTTCAGCTTCAACTCCCCGGTCTGGTTCAACGTCGGCACCTCGTCCAAGCAGCAGGTGTCCGCCTGCTTCATCCTCGCCGTGGACGACACGATGGAGTCGATTCTCAACTGGTACCGCGAGGAGGGCCTGATCTTCAAGGGCGGCTCCGGCGCCGGGCTCAACCTGTCCCGCATCCGCTCCTCCAAGGAACTGCTGACCTCTGGCGGCACCGCGTCCGGCCCGGTTTCGTTCATGCGCGGCGCCGACGCGTCGGCGGGCACCATCAAGTCCGGCGGCGCCACCCGGCGCGCGGCGAAGATGGTCGTGCTCGACGTCGACCACCCGGACATCGAGGAGTTCATCCAGACCAAGGCGCGCGAAGAGGAGAAGATCAAGGTCCTCCGCGACGCCGGGTTCGACATGGACCTCTCCGGCGCCGACATTTCCTCGGTGCAGTACCAGAACGCGAACAACTCGGTCCGCGTGTCCGACGAGTTCATGCAGGCCGTCGAGAACGGCTCCGACTTCGGTCTCCGTGCCCGGCTCACCGGCGAGGTCATCGACCGCACCGACGCGAAGAAGCTCTTCCGCTCGATGGCGCAGGCCGCGTGGGAATGCGCCGACCCGGGCATCCAGTACGACGGCACCATCAACGACTGGCACACCTGCCCCGAATCGGGCCGGATCACCGCGTCCAACCCGTGCAGCGAGTACATGCACCTGGACAACTCCAGCTGCAACCTCGCGTCGCTCAACCTGCTGAAGTTCGTCTCCGAGGACGGCACGTTCGACGCGCCGCTGTTCGCGAAGGCCGTCGAGTTCGTCATCACCGCGATGGACGTCTCGATCTGCTTCGCCGACTTCCCGACCGAGCCGATCGCCGACACCACGCGCAAGTTCCGCCAGCTCGGCATCGGCTACGCCAACCTCGGCGCGCTGCTCATGGCGCTGGGCCACGCGTACGACTCCGAAGGCGGTCGTGCGCTCGCTGCGGCGATCACTTCGCTGATGAGCGGCGTGTCCTACCGGCGTTCGGCCGAGCTGGCCGGCGTCGTCGGACCGTACGAGGGCTACGCCCGCAACGCCGAGGCGCACCAGCGGGTCATGCGCAAGCACGCCGCCGCGAACGAGCTGATCCGCACCTATCACGGCAACGACGCGGCAGTCCGCGCGCTCGCTTCGCAGGAATGGCGTGCGGGCATCGAGATCGGCACTCGCAACGGCTGGCGCAACGCGCAGGCGTCGGTGCTCGCGCCGACCGGCACCATCGGCTTCATGATGGACTGCGACACGACCGGCATCGAGCCGGACTTCTCGCTGGTCAAGTTCAAGAAGCTGGTCGGCGGCGGGTCCATGCAGATCGTGAACCAGACTGTGCCGCGCGCGCTGCGCGTGCTGGGCTACCAGGCTGAGCAGGTCGAGGCGATCGTCGAGTACGTCGCGCAGCACGGCCACGTGGTCGACGCGCCGGGCCTGCGCCCCGAGCACTACGAGGTGTTCGACTGCGCGGTCGGCGACCGGTCCATTGCGCCGATGGGCCACGTCCGGATGATGGCCGCGGTCCAGCCGTTCATCTCCGGCGCGATCTCGAAGACCGTCAACATGCCGGAGTCGGCAACGGTCGAGGACGTCGAGGAAATCTACTTCCAGGGCTGGAAACTCGGCCTCAAGGCGCTGGCGATCTACCGGGACAACTGCAAGGTCGGCCAGCCGCTGTCGACGGCGAAGAAGAAGGAAGCCGAGGCGGAGCCGGCGAAGGTCATCGAATACCGGCCGGTGCGCCGCCGGCTGCCGAAGAAGCGGCCGAGCCAGACGGTGTCGTTCACCGTCGGCGGCGCCGAGGGCTACCTGCATGCCGGTTCGTACCCGGACGACGGTCTCGGCGAGATCTTCGTCAAGCTCGGCAAGCAGGGCTCGACGCTGGCCGGCGTGATGGACGCCTTCTCGATGTCGATCTCGGTCGGCCTGCAGCACGGCATTCCGCTCGAATTCTACGTCTCGAAGTTTTCCAACCTGCGCTTCGAACCGGCGGGCATGACCGACGACCCGGACATCCGGATCGCCACCAGCGTCATGGACTACCTGTTCCGCCGCCTCGCGCTCGACTACCTGCCGTACGAGAAGCGGGCCCAGCTGGGCATCTTCACCGCGGACGAACGCTCGGCCGAAGTCGAAGCCAGCTACGGCGGGCAGAACCTCGACCTGGAAGCGCTGAGCAGCAGCGTCGACGCGTCGCCGGCTCGCGCCGAGGAGAAGCAAGCGCCCGCCCAGGATGCGCACAGCACCGCGGAACTGATGGAACTGCACCTCGGCAAGGCAGCGGACGCGCCGCTGTGCATGACCTGCGGGACCAAGATGCGGCCCGCGGGCTCGTGCTACGCCTGTGAAGGCTGCGGGGCGACCTCCGGCTGCAGCTGA
- a CDS encoding TetR/AcrR family transcriptional regulator, giving the protein MVSPSAARIAAAARELLVAEGSSAVTMRRVAAAVGLTPMSIYRHFPNREALLGALADESCAALEEEWGEREWPSEPEAYQREFDSMLAKYLDFAVGQPNVYSLLFIEKREGVRQFPEDFRAGTSATLTALADALSAGMKAGIFREDDVWELAIAISALLHGLVQLRVGNRLALGEKEFRELCRVSVGRVLDGIRC; this is encoded by the coding sequence ATGGTCTCGCCTTCCGCTGCCCGGATCGCCGCCGCGGCCCGGGAATTGCTGGTGGCCGAGGGATCTTCGGCGGTTACGATGCGCCGGGTCGCGGCGGCGGTCGGGCTCACGCCGATGTCCATCTACCGGCATTTCCCGAATCGGGAAGCACTGCTCGGCGCGCTCGCCGACGAGAGCTGCGCCGCGCTGGAGGAGGAGTGGGGCGAGCGGGAGTGGCCGTCCGAGCCCGAGGCGTACCAGCGCGAGTTCGATTCGATGCTCGCCAAATACCTGGATTTCGCGGTCGGTCAGCCGAACGTCTACTCGCTGCTGTTCATCGAAAAGCGGGAAGGCGTCCGTCAGTTCCCGGAAGACTTCCGGGCGGGTACATCGGCCACGCTCACTGCCCTCGCCGACGCGCTCTCGGCCGGCATGAAGGCAGGCATCTTCCGCGAGGACGACGTCTGGGAACTGGCTATCGCGATCTCCGCGCTGTTGCACGGGCTGGTCCAGTTGCGGGTCGGCAACCGGCTTGCGTTGGGGGAGAAGGAGTTCCGGGAGCTGTGCCGGGTTTCGGTCGGAAGAGTGCTCGACGGCATCCGGTGCTGA
- a CDS encoding tautomerase family protein: protein MPLVRIDVLSEPNAGKLPAIGEAVHQAMTETIGVPPDDVFQIHTSHAEGRLRYDPGYFGVRRDDDIVFVSITLRAGRTDDQKTALYRRATELVTEATGIEPRNVLFSLTENHDVDWSFGEGVAQMR from the coding sequence ATGCCGCTCGTCCGCATCGACGTGCTGTCCGAACCCAACGCCGGCAAGCTGCCCGCCATCGGCGAAGCCGTGCACCAGGCGATGACCGAAACCATCGGCGTCCCACCCGATGACGTGTTCCAGATCCACACCAGCCACGCCGAGGGCCGGTTGCGCTACGACCCCGGCTACTTCGGCGTCCGCCGCGACGACGACATCGTGTTCGTCTCCATCACCCTGCGCGCTGGCCGCACCGACGACCAGAAAACCGCGCTCTACCGGCGCGCGACCGAACTGGTCACCGAAGCCACCGGGATCGAACCGCGGAACGTGCTGTTCAGCTTGACCGAGAACCACGACGTGGACTGGTCGTTCGGCGAAGGCGTCGCGCAGATGCGGTGA
- a CDS encoding DUF4865 family protein, with amino-acid sequence MQYEINLPADYDMEIIRERVATRGHRTDEFPGLALKAYLIRTPANQYAPFYLWADTAGMSRFLWGGGGFDGIVQDFGRPSVQHWTGANCLAGPARGATPTFATKRRQLLPEGRLKHELAEFPRHAEHPAVHTTALAIDPRRWEAVHFTLWTADPGEDNGVRYQVLHLSRPHLDQLS; translated from the coding sequence ATGCAGTACGAGATCAACCTGCCCGCCGACTACGACATGGAGATCATTCGCGAGCGGGTCGCCACCCGCGGGCACCGGACCGACGAGTTCCCCGGCCTGGCGCTCAAGGCGTACCTGATCCGCACCCCGGCCAACCAGTACGCGCCGTTCTACCTTTGGGCCGACACCGCCGGAATGAGCCGATTCCTGTGGGGCGGCGGCGGTTTCGACGGGATCGTGCAGGATTTCGGCCGCCCGTCCGTCCAGCATTGGACCGGTGCCAACTGTCTGGCCGGTCCTGCGCGCGGCGCAACGCCGACGTTCGCGACCAAGCGCAGGCAACTGCTGCCCGAAGGGCGGCTGAAGCACGAACTCGCCGAATTCCCGCGCCATGCCGAGCACCCGGCCGTCCACACCACGGCGCTGGCTATCGATCCCCGGCGCTGGGAGGCCGTGCACTTCACTCTCTGGACCGCCGACCCCGGCGAGGACAACGGCGTCCGCTACCAGGTGCTTCACCTGTCCCGCCCGCATCTCGACCAGCTGAGCTGA
- a CDS encoding TetR/AcrR family transcriptional regulator: MSTRDQLVASTQDLLWERGYIGTSPKAIQQRAGAGQGSMYHHFAGKADLALAAIRQSAEELRASAEASLAEGSTAIEQISAYLHRERDVLRGCPIGRLALDPDIVTSAELRAPLEETFDWLRSRLAEVLAEGAAKGELSAHLDPAATATALVAVVQGGYVLARSAGTAEPFDQAVRGALALLGA; this comes from the coding sequence ATGTCCACGAGAGACCAGCTGGTCGCGAGCACCCAGGACTTGCTCTGGGAACGCGGCTACATCGGCACCAGCCCAAAGGCGATCCAGCAGCGCGCCGGCGCCGGACAGGGCAGCATGTACCACCACTTCGCGGGGAAGGCTGATCTCGCGCTGGCCGCGATCCGGCAAAGCGCCGAGGAGCTGCGCGCGTCCGCCGAAGCGTCGCTGGCCGAAGGATCGACCGCGATCGAACAGATTTCCGCCTACCTGCACCGCGAACGCGACGTCCTGCGCGGCTGCCCGATCGGACGGCTCGCGCTGGACCCGGACATCGTGACCAGTGCGGAATTGCGCGCCCCGCTGGAGGAAACCTTCGACTGGCTGCGCAGCCGGCTCGCCGAGGTGCTCGCCGAGGGGGCGGCGAAGGGCGAGCTCTCCGCCCACCTCGACCCCGCCGCGACCGCGACCGCACTGGTCGCGGTGGTGCAGGGCGGTTACGTGCTGGCCAGGTCCGCCGGTACCGCCGAGCCGTTCGACCAGGCCGTTCGAGGCGCGCTCGCGCTGCTCGGCGCGTGA
- a CDS encoding prolyl oligopeptidase family serine peptidase produces MTVEDPYLWLEDVTGDEALDWVRSRNAETLDVLTAGERFGQLRDSIREVLDAGGRIPYVVRRGPRLYNFWQDAEHPRGLWRRTTLEEYRTAEPEWEILLDVDALAAAEDENWVWKGAAVLRPGHRLGLIQLSRGGADATVVREFDLDAHEFVPDGYSLPEAKHRIGWIDQDRIYVGTDFGPGTLTTAGYARIVKEWQRGTPIEEAVTVFEGKPDDVGVMASHDPTEGFERDFAYRWLDFYRTEYFARTPAGLTKLDLPQDVNASVHREWLLVQPRSAWTVNGAEHPAGSLLAIDYDAFMAGARDFTALFTPDAHTSLDYYTWTRHHLLLATLHDVKSELRVLTPGPEDWAEAELGGAPEFGSAQIVDTEPDVDDEYLVDSSSYLQPSTLTRGVVGGDVETLKQAPSFFDPAGMEVSQYFATSDDGTKIPYFVVRPPGAEDGPTLLYGYGGFEVSLTPAYSGSIGRAWLTRGGTYVVANIRGGGEYGPEWHTQAVKANRHRAYEDFAAVARDLVARGITTKERLGIQGGSNGGLLMGVMLTTYPELFGAIVCQVPLLDLKRYHLLLAGASWMAEWGDPDVPEEWAWISKYSPYQNVSADAKYPPILFVTSTRDDRVHPGHARKMAARMIEQGHDVEYYENIEGGHGAAADNEQLAFRSAVAYEFLWSKLS; encoded by the coding sequence ATGACTGTCGAAGATCCGTACCTGTGGCTGGAAGACGTAACGGGCGACGAGGCGCTCGACTGGGTCCGTTCGCGCAACGCGGAGACGCTGGACGTGCTCACCGCGGGCGAGAGGTTCGGGCAGCTGCGGGACTCGATCCGCGAGGTGCTCGACGCGGGCGGCCGGATCCCGTACGTGGTGCGCCGGGGGCCGCGCCTCTACAACTTCTGGCAGGACGCCGAGCACCCGCGCGGGCTGTGGCGGCGCACCACGCTGGAGGAGTACCGCACCGCCGAACCGGAGTGGGAGATCCTGCTCGACGTCGATGCGCTCGCCGCCGCCGAAGACGAGAACTGGGTCTGGAAGGGCGCCGCCGTGCTGCGTCCCGGCCACCGGCTCGGCCTGATCCAGCTGTCGCGGGGCGGCGCGGACGCGACCGTCGTGCGCGAGTTCGACCTGGACGCGCACGAGTTCGTGCCGGACGGCTACTCGCTGCCCGAGGCCAAGCACCGGATCGGCTGGATCGACCAGGACCGGATCTACGTCGGGACCGACTTCGGCCCGGGCACGCTCACCACGGCCGGCTACGCGCGGATCGTCAAGGAGTGGCAGCGCGGCACGCCGATCGAAGAAGCGGTGACCGTGTTCGAGGGCAAGCCGGACGACGTCGGCGTGATGGCTTCGCACGATCCGACCGAAGGTTTCGAACGCGACTTCGCCTACCGTTGGCTCGACTTCTACCGCACTGAATACTTCGCGCGGACCCCTGCCGGGCTGACCAAGCTGGACCTGCCGCAGGACGTCAACGCCTCGGTGCACCGCGAATGGCTGCTCGTGCAACCGCGCAGCGCGTGGACCGTCAACGGCGCCGAGCACCCGGCAGGTTCGCTGCTGGCGATCGACTATGACGCCTTCATGGCGGGCGCACGCGATTTCACCGCGCTGTTCACGCCGGACGCGCACACGTCGCTGGACTATTACACGTGGACCCGCCACCATCTGCTGCTCGCGACGCTGCACGACGTGAAGTCGGAGCTGCGAGTGCTGACGCCCGGGCCGGAAGACTGGGCCGAGGCGGAACTCGGCGGCGCGCCAGAGTTCGGCAGCGCGCAGATCGTCGACACCGAACCGGACGTCGACGACGAGTACCTGGTCGATTCGTCCAGCTACCTGCAACCGTCCACGCTCACCCGCGGGGTCGTCGGCGGCGACGTCGAGACGCTGAAGCAGGCGCCGTCGTTCTTCGACCCGGCCGGGATGGAGGTCAGCCAGTACTTCGCGACCTCGGACGACGGCACGAAGATCCCGTACTTCGTGGTCCGGCCGCCCGGCGCGGAGGACGGCCCGACGCTGCTCTACGGGTACGGAGGCTTCGAGGTCTCGCTGACGCCGGCGTACAGCGGGTCGATCGGCCGTGCCTGGCTGACGCGCGGCGGCACGTATGTGGTCGCGAACATCCGCGGCGGCGGCGAATACGGTCCGGAATGGCATACCCAAGCGGTGAAAGCCAACCGGCACCGGGCGTACGAGGACTTCGCCGCGGTGGCACGCGATCTCGTCGCGCGGGGCATCACCACGAAGGAACGGCTCGGCATCCAGGGCGGCAGCAACGGCGGGCTGCTGATGGGCGTCATGCTCACCACCTATCCGGAGCTGTTCGGGGCCATCGTCTGCCAGGTCCCGTTGCTCGACCTGAAGCGCTACCACCTGCTGCTGGCCGGCGCGTCGTGGATGGCCGAATGGGGCGACCCGGACGTCCCGGAGGAGTGGGCCTGGATCTCGAAGTACTCGCCGTACCAGAACGTTTCGGCGGACGCGAAGTACCCGCCGATCCTGTTCGTCACCTCGACCCGCGACGACCGGGTGCATCCGGGGCACGCGCGCAAGATGGCCGCGCGGATGATCGAGCAGGGACATGACGTGGAGTACTACGAGAACATCGAAGGCGGGCACGGCGCGGCCGCGGACAACGAGCAGCTGGCGTTCCGTTCGGCGGTGGCGTACGAGTTCCTCTGGTCGAAGCTTTCCTAG
- a CDS encoding neutral zinc metallopeptidase codes for MTDVGGSSWPQLPPPVPPRRGPGRALGAVTAVAVVASTLALMGAVPHEVAGHAMAASGSPALSDRQAARPVRKTSGNPLLAKDVSLAAPESCDLPELSRDGEQLKKFYTVLADCLKQSWQPALEKAGEPNLPVKISVTLPKTSACGNAPSRDQAVAYYCGGDETIYAPTDWMLSDAGLNRARHLATIAHEYGHHVQRESGILDAASAEMSSPEPASDKDKAVVRRIELQANCFGALFLAAAAGHGSISRATANAAVADYGRADDSGDHGTRENQLAWAKAGYSGAGPAACDTWSAPSDQVS; via the coding sequence ATGACGGATGTCGGCGGCAGTTCGTGGCCGCAGCTGCCGCCGCCGGTTCCGCCGCGCCGCGGTCCGGGCCGTGCGCTGGGCGCGGTGACCGCGGTCGCGGTCGTCGCGAGCACGCTCGCGTTGATGGGCGCGGTGCCGCACGAGGTTGCCGGGCACGCGATGGCCGCGTCGGGTTCTCCCGCGCTGTCGGATCGGCAAGCGGCGCGACCGGTGCGCAAGACCAGCGGAAATCCGTTGCTGGCCAAGGATGTTTCGCTCGCCGCGCCGGAGTCCTGCGACCTGCCGGAGCTCAGCCGGGACGGCGAGCAGCTCAAGAAGTTCTACACCGTGCTGGCGGACTGCTTGAAGCAGTCGTGGCAGCCGGCGCTGGAAAAGGCGGGCGAGCCGAACCTGCCGGTGAAGATATCGGTCACGCTGCCGAAGACCAGCGCTTGCGGCAACGCGCCGTCGCGCGACCAGGCGGTCGCGTACTACTGCGGCGGTGACGAGACGATCTACGCGCCCACCGACTGGATGCTGTCCGATGCGGGGCTGAACCGCGCCCGGCACCTGGCGACCATCGCGCACGAATACGGCCACCACGTGCAGCGCGAGAGCGGCATCCTGGACGCGGCCAGCGCGGAAATGAGTTCGCCGGAGCCGGCCAGCGACAAGGACAAGGCCGTGGTGCGCCGGATCGAACTTCAGGCCAACTGCTTCGGCGCACTGTTCCTCGCGGCCGCCGCCGGGCACGGCTCGATCAGCCGGGCCACCGCGAACGCCGCGGTCGCGGACTACGGCCGGGCGGACGACAGCGGCGACCACGGCACCCGGGAGAACCAGCTGGCCTGGGCGAAGGCCGGCTACTCCGGAGCCGGCCCCGCCGCCTGCGACACCTGGTCGGCGCCTTCGGACCAGGTCAGCTGA
- a CDS encoding TIGR03086 family metal-binding protein encodes MTTFDLDRQSLQVLDLIVSKTTAADLDRPTPCEGWTLADLLRHQVSENHGFAEAARNGAAKDWHGGQLGEDAYAAYAASVTDFLSAYSEEGVAKRQIAINTFGAFPGEIAMAMHLVDSVAHGWDLAKTLGVSYEPVPEAVHAALQFALNIPTDPEERVERGTFAPVVPVSDDASELDRFLALLGRDPGWQVS; translated from the coding sequence ATGACCACGTTCGACCTAGACCGTCAGTCGCTGCAAGTGCTCGACCTGATCGTCTCGAAGACCACCGCCGCCGACCTGGACCGGCCCACCCCGTGCGAAGGCTGGACCCTCGCCGATCTGCTCCGCCACCAAGTCAGCGAAAACCACGGCTTCGCCGAAGCCGCCCGTAACGGAGCTGCCAAAGACTGGCACGGCGGCCAGCTCGGCGAAGACGCGTACGCCGCGTACGCCGCGTCGGTGACGGACTTCCTCTCCGCGTACAGCGAAGAAGGCGTCGCCAAACGCCAGATCGCCATCAACACCTTCGGTGCCTTCCCCGGCGAAATCGCCATGGCGATGCACCTCGTCGACTCCGTCGCGCACGGCTGGGACCTGGCGAAGACGCTCGGCGTCTCCTATGAGCCAGTGCCCGAAGCTGTGCACGCCGCGCTGCAGTTCGCGCTCAACATCCCGACCGATCCCGAAGAGCGCGTCGAGCGGGGAACGTTCGCGCCGGTGGTGCCCGTCTCGGACGACGCGAGCGAACTCGACCGGTTCCTCGCCCTGCTCGGCCGCGACCCGGGCTGGCAGGTCAGCTGA